The proteins below come from a single Acidimicrobiia bacterium genomic window:
- the purH gene encoding bifunctional phosphoribosylaminoimidazolecarboxamide formyltransferase/IMP cyclohydrolase translates to MSRIGIKRALISVSDKTDLVPFAAGLVEHGVEIVSSGGTASHLEEAGVRVTRVRDVTNAEEMLGGRVKTLHPSIHGGILADLGLPDHRSDLDAFDIAPFELVVVNLYPFEATVATGADYATVIENIDIGGPTLIRAAAKNHAWVAVVVSPDQYGEMTDAVAAGGTTAALRADLARAAFYHTARYDAAIVNWFEREDQERIVLPLQRHQALRYGENPQQEAALYALEGSPGWWTKADQLQGKGMSFNNFADADAAWRLVNDLPANSVAILKHMNACGAATAGTVEAAFTKAWECDPVSAFGGVIATNAGLDAATAEAITAYFVEIIIAPSITPDARQVLASKTNLRVLTASSPSNTDLDLRSIDGGFLIQQRDVLASRPDAWESKAREPTAGELEDLAFAWTVCAHTKSNAIVLVKDGATVGVGAGDQSRVGAAERALARAGDRAKGAVCASDAFFPFRDGPDLLARAGITAIVEPGGSIRDAEVVESAVEHDVALLFTGERHFRH, encoded by the coding sequence ATGAGCAGGATCGGGATCAAACGAGCACTCATTTCGGTGTCGGACAAGACCGATCTCGTCCCGTTCGCGGCCGGACTCGTGGAGCACGGCGTCGAGATCGTGTCGTCGGGAGGGACCGCGAGCCACCTCGAGGAGGCGGGTGTGCGCGTCACCCGTGTGCGAGATGTCACGAATGCCGAAGAGATGCTCGGTGGGCGGGTCAAGACCCTTCATCCGAGCATCCACGGCGGCATCCTCGCCGACCTCGGACTTCCCGACCACCGATCGGATCTCGATGCGTTCGACATTGCGCCGTTCGAGCTCGTGGTGGTCAATCTCTATCCTTTCGAAGCGACGGTCGCAACGGGCGCCGACTACGCGACGGTGATCGAGAACATCGACATTGGTGGGCCGACCCTCATCCGTGCCGCGGCGAAGAACCACGCGTGGGTCGCCGTGGTCGTATCGCCCGACCAGTACGGCGAGATGACCGACGCGGTCGCCGCTGGCGGGACAACCGCAGCGCTCAGGGCCGATCTCGCTCGGGCGGCGTTCTACCACACGGCGCGTTACGACGCAGCGATCGTCAACTGGTTCGAGCGTGAGGATCAAGAGCGGATCGTGCTGCCTCTCCAGCGGCACCAGGCCCTCCGCTACGGGGAGAATCCCCAGCAGGAAGCGGCGCTCTATGCGCTCGAAGGGTCGCCGGGGTGGTGGACGAAAGCCGACCAACTCCAGGGGAAGGGCATGTCGTTCAACAACTTCGCGGACGCCGATGCCGCGTGGCGACTCGTCAACGACCTTCCCGCGAACTCCGTCGCCATCCTCAAACATATGAATGCCTGCGGTGCTGCGACCGCAGGCACCGTCGAAGCGGCCTTCACCAAGGCGTGGGAGTGTGATCCGGTGTCTGCGTTCGGCGGCGTCATCGCGACCAATGCCGGACTCGATGCTGCAACCGCAGAGGCGATCACCGCCTATTTCGTGGAGATCATCATCGCGCCGTCGATCACCCCAGACGCTCGGCAGGTCCTCGCAAGCAAGACCAACCTGCGGGTGCTCACCGCATCTTCGCCGTCGAACACTGATCTGGACCTCCGATCGATCGATGGTGGCTTCCTGATCCAGCAGCGCGATGTCCTTGCATCGAGGCCAGACGCGTGGGAGTCGAAGGCCCGTGAGCCAACGGCAGGCGAGCTCGAAGATCTTGCCTTTGCGTGGACGGTGTGTGCCCACACGAAATCGAATGCGATCGTCCTCGTCAAGGACGGAGCGACGGTCGGCGTTGGTGCAGGAGACCAGTCCCGTGTCGGTGCTGCTGAGCGAGCGCTCGCTCGCGCGGGGGACCGGGCCAAGGGTGCGGTGTGTGCCTCCGATGCGTTCTTCCCGTTCCGCGACGGTCCCGATCTGTTGGCGAGAGCGGGGATCACGGCGATCGTAGAACCAGGCGGTTCGATCCGTGACGCAGAGGTGGTGGAGTCCGCTGTCGAGCACGATGTAGCGTTGTTGTTCACCGGGGAAAGGCACTTCAGGCATTGA
- the purN gene encoding phosphoribosylglycinamide formyltransferase gives MPPKLPIAVLISGSGTNLQALIDARTDPGFPCDIVAVVSDRPDIPGLARATRAGIPTTVIDWADHQDRASFTDAIIEVSERAGAAALVLAGFMRILAPQAIARFPNSILNTHPSLLPRFPGTRAIEEALEAGVTESGVTVHFVDELVDHGPIIAQRSVPVHDEDTVETLRQRIQGVEHRLYPEVVAAFGRGEITVDGLEVVWSTNEPVGPR, from the coding sequence ATGCCACCCAAGCTCCCCATCGCGGTCCTGATCTCAGGGAGTGGGACGAATCTCCAGGCGCTCATCGATGCACGGACCGATCCGGGGTTCCCATGCGACATCGTGGCCGTCGTCTCCGATCGACCCGATATTCCCGGCCTCGCGAGGGCGACGAGGGCAGGGATTCCAACCACGGTGATCGACTGGGCCGATCATCAGGACCGGGCAAGCTTCACCGATGCGATCATCGAGGTATCCGAACGCGCGGGTGCAGCGGCACTCGTGCTTGCGGGGTTCATGCGGATCCTCGCTCCGCAAGCGATCGCCCGGTTCCCGAACTCGATTCTCAACACCCACCCCTCGTTGCTCCCACGGTTCCCTGGTACCCGCGCCATCGAAGAAGCCCTCGAAGCAGGTGTCACCGAATCCGGAGTGACCGTGCACTTCGTCGACGAATTGGTCGATCATGGCCCGATCATCGCCCAGCGCAGTGTCCCGGTGCACGATGAAGACACGGTCGAAACCCTCAGGCAACGAATCCAGGGCGTTGAGCACAGGCTCTACCCGGAGGTCGTAGCCGCTTTCGGCCGCGGGGAGATCACCGTCGATGGGTTGGAGGTGGTGTGGTCGACGAACGAACCGGTTGGGCCCCGATGA
- a CDS encoding succinate dehydrogenase/fumarate reductase iron-sulfur subunit — protein sequence MDLTLRVWRQAAKDEPGEFKVYEANDVSPDASFLEMLDQVNEHLNDRGDEPIAFDHDCREGICGMCGVMIDGEPHGPQTGTATCQLHMRKFRDGASITIEPWRAASLPVVKDLIVDRSPFDRIIEAGGYISINTGAAPDANIIPVTKEAAETAMDAAACIGCAACVAACPNSAANLFTAAKMQHLNLLPQGQPERWTRAVAMVETMEEYFGSCTNHGECEAACPKNISIDFIAWMNRDYVKAQFKNMAKTSQS from the coding sequence ATGGATCTCACTTTGCGCGTGTGGCGTCAGGCAGCCAAGGACGAGCCAGGCGAATTCAAGGTGTACGAGGCAAACGATGTGAGCCCCGACGCCTCGTTCCTCGAGATGCTCGACCAGGTCAACGAGCACCTCAACGACCGAGGTGACGAACCGATCGCCTTCGACCATGACTGCCGCGAAGGTATCTGCGGCATGTGCGGCGTGATGATCGATGGTGAACCGCACGGCCCGCAGACGGGTACAGCGACCTGCCAGCTCCACATGCGGAAGTTCCGGGACGGTGCCTCCATCACCATCGAACCGTGGCGTGCCGCGTCACTTCCCGTCGTCAAGGACCTGATCGTGGACCGCTCACCGTTCGACCGCATCATCGAGGCGGGCGGGTACATCTCGATCAACACGGGGGCAGCACCGGACGCGAACATCATTCCCGTCACCAAGGAAGCGGCAGAGACCGCAATGGACGCCGCGGCATGCATCGGCTGCGCCGCGTGTGTCGCTGCGTGCCCCAACAGTGCAGCGAACCTGTTCACGGCGGCCAAGATGCAACACCTCAACCTACTTCCCCAGGGTCAGCCGGAACGCTGGACGCGGGCCGTTGCGATGGTCGAGACGATGGAGGAGTATTTCGGGTCGTGCACGAACCACGGCGAATGCGAGGCGGCGTGCCCGAAGAACATCTCGATCGACTTCATCGCATGGATGAACCGCGACTATGTGAAGGCGCAGTTCAAGAACATGGCCAAGACAAGCCAATCGTGA
- a CDS encoding SCP2 sterol-binding domain-containing protein, whose protein sequence is MVTFLSDEHFTAAKQALTADTNFRDAIVGVDLVAQFDVSGAPDGDVSYYLSIKDGVVDTAKGTNDAADVTVASDYETSKAISKGELNVQMAFMTGKIKVGGNMAKIMMHQNVIGEYARVLSGLDVEY, encoded by the coding sequence GTGGTCACCTTCCTCTCCGACGAGCATTTCACCGCCGCGAAGCAGGCACTCACCGCTGATACCAACTTCCGGGATGCGATCGTGGGTGTGGACCTCGTCGCCCAGTTCGATGTCTCGGGAGCTCCCGACGGCGATGTGTCGTACTACCTGTCCATCAAGGACGGCGTTGTCGACACGGCGAAGGGCACGAACGACGCCGCCGATGTGACGGTCGCGAGCGACTACGAGACATCGAAAGCGATCTCGAAAGGCGAGCTGAATGTCCAGATGGCGTTCATGACCGGCAAGATCAAGGTCGGGGGCAACATGGCCAAGATCATGATGCATCAGAATGTGATCGGCGAGTACGCACGGGTCCTCTCCGGCCTCGATGTCGAGTACTGA
- a CDS encoding bifunctional 5,10-methylenetetrahydrofolate dehydrogenase/5,10-methenyltetrahydrofolate cyclohydrolase encodes MSARILSGKVVADKVKARVRADVAALRDRGIEVGLATVLVGDDPASHTYVRYKHKDAASVGMTSVDIELPADATQELVFAEIDHLNERPDVSGMIVQLPLPDHLDGEAAVERVLPSKDADGLHPFNLGRLLLDRPGPLPATPSGVMTMLDHYGIDVAGMTAVVVGRSFLVGRPMALMLGAKGVDATVIQAHSRTPDLAAVCRSADLLITAVGRPGMFDASFIKPGAVVIDVGTTRTDDGLVGDLAFDEVVEIAGAITPVPGGVGPMTRASLLTNTVALAGTSARTKAHDMERTDG; translated from the coding sequence TTGAGCGCGCGCATTCTCTCCGGCAAGGTGGTCGCCGACAAGGTCAAGGCGCGGGTGCGTGCAGATGTGGCTGCTCTTCGCGACCGTGGGATCGAGGTCGGGCTTGCGACGGTGCTGGTTGGCGACGATCCGGCATCGCACACCTATGTGCGGTACAAGCACAAGGACGCAGCATCGGTCGGAATGACCTCGGTCGACATCGAGCTTCCCGCAGACGCGACACAGGAGCTGGTGTTCGCCGAAATCGATCACCTCAACGAACGCCCCGATGTCAGCGGCATGATCGTCCAGCTGCCCCTTCCGGACCACCTCGATGGTGAGGCGGCCGTCGAACGGGTCCTGCCTTCCAAAGACGCTGACGGCCTTCACCCGTTCAACCTCGGCCGCCTTCTGCTCGACCGACCGGGACCACTCCCCGCCACGCCTTCTGGCGTAATGACCATGCTCGACCACTACGGGATCGATGTCGCCGGGATGACCGCAGTGGTGGTTGGACGGTCCTTCCTCGTCGGTCGACCGATGGCGCTCATGCTCGGTGCCAAGGGGGTCGATGCCACGGTGATCCAGGCCCATTCACGGACACCTGATCTCGCCGCGGTGTGCCGGTCTGCCGACCTGTTGATCACCGCGGTCGGGCGTCCCGGCATGTTCGACGCCAGCTTCATCAAGCCAGGGGCGGTCGTCATCGATGTCGGTACGACCAGAACCGATGATGGACTCGTCGGCGATCTAGCATTCGACGAGGTGGTGGAGATCGCGGGGGCAATCACACCGGTACCCGGCGGTGTCGGCCCCATGACGCGGGCATCGCTCCTCACCAACACGGTTGCCCTCGCCGGTACGAGTGCACGAACGAAGGCCCACGACATGGAGAGGACCGATGGCTGA
- the mdh gene encoding malate dehydrogenase, giving the protein MVSKVTVVGAGKYGSTTVQRIAEWDIVDEVVMTDIVEGLPQGLALDMNQSRPVLGYRTRVVGTNDYSDTANSDVVVITAGLPRKPGMSRMDLLEVNAKIVKSVTEEIVRYSPDAVIIVVTNPLDQMTTLTAEVSGFPKNRVLGQAGMLDSARFAHFISEASGADILDVTAVTLGSHGETMVPVPSMCSIGDTPLTEALDTETVADLVERTRNGGAEIVAFLKTGSAYYAPSAAAASMVRAVIEDQGAEMPVCAWMEGQYGISDVYLGVLARLGRNGVEEVVEAELSASEQAGLEQAAVAVAEKVADLAEIDL; this is encoded by the coding sequence ATTGTGAGCAAGGTCACGGTTGTTGGGGCAGGCAAGTACGGATCAACCACGGTTCAACGGATCGCCGAGTGGGACATCGTCGACGAGGTCGTCATGACCGACATCGTCGAGGGGTTGCCCCAGGGACTTGCCCTCGACATGAACCAGTCGCGACCGGTGCTCGGCTATCGCACGAGGGTCGTCGGGACCAACGATTACTCCGACACCGCGAACTCCGATGTCGTGGTCATCACCGCGGGCCTCCCGCGCAAGCCCGGCATGTCCCGCATGGACCTCCTCGAGGTCAACGCCAAGATCGTCAAGTCGGTCACGGAGGAGATCGTCCGGTATTCGCCCGACGCCGTGATCATCGTTGTGACGAACCCCCTCGATCAGATGACCACACTCACCGCCGAGGTGTCAGGGTTCCCGAAGAACCGGGTCCTCGGACAGGCCGGAATGCTCGACAGCGCCCGTTTCGCCCACTTCATCAGCGAAGCATCCGGTGCCGACATTCTCGATGTGACCGCGGTGACCCTGGGTTCGCACGGCGAGACGATGGTTCCGGTCCCGTCCATGTGCTCGATCGGCGACACCCCGCTCACGGAGGCACTCGACACCGAGACGGTTGCCGACCTCGTCGAACGAACCCGCAACGGAGGCGCCGAGATCGTCGCCTTCCTCAAGACCGGTTCGGCGTATTACGCACCGTCGGCGGCCGCGGCCTCGATGGTCAGGGCGGTCATCGAGGATCAGGGTGCCGAGATGCCGGTCTGCGCGTGGATGGAGGGCCAGTACGGGATCTCCGATGTGTATCTCGGGGTGCTGGCACGACTCGGGCGGAACGGCGTCGAGGAGGTCGTCGAGGCCGAACTGTCAGCGAGCGAGCAAGCCGGACTCGAGCAGGCGGCTGTTGCCGTTGCGGAAAAGGTCGCTGATCTCGCAGAGATCGACCTGTAG
- a CDS encoding fumarate reductase/succinate dehydrogenase flavoprotein subunit — MNMDNDPTMLSSGEPSGPIEDRWDTHRFATKLVNPANKRKYKIIVIGTGLAGASAAATFGELGYRVQAFTYHDSARRAHSIAAQGGINAAKNYPNDGDSIYRLFYDTVKGGDYRARESNVYRLAQVSNEIIDQATAQGVPFAREYGGLLDNRSFGGAQVSRTFYARGQTGQQLLLGAYQALSRQVKAGTVELHTRTEMLEVVTKDGHAAGVVVRDLVSGEISSHSAHAVVLATGGYSNVFFLSTNAMACNATAVWRAHRKGAYFANPCYTQIHPTCIPASDEFQSKLTLMSESLRNDGRIWVPLNPDDDRAPNDIPPDERDYYLERQYPAFGNLVPRDVASRAAMRMIDANRGVGPLRNGVYLDFRSAIERLGKHRIEERYGNLFEMYERITDEDPYEVPMRIYPAPHYTMGGLWVDYNLMTTVPGLYAIGEANFSDHGANRLGASALMQGLADGYFVLPYTIGQYLSDYLNTDPVATDDEVFIEAERAVSERSERFLAIGGTRSVDHFHRELGKVMIEHCGLARSREGLEKAIGEIRAIRDEFWSDLRVLGTSDNLNQSLERAGRVADFLELAELMCRDALDREESCGGHFRVEHQTPDGEAQRDDENYAFVSSWEWKGPDSDPVRHAEPLEFEYVPLTQRSYK, encoded by the coding sequence ATGAACATGGACAACGATCCCACCATGCTCTCATCAGGAGAACCGTCAGGACCGATCGAGGACCGCTGGGACACCCACCGGTTTGCAACCAAGCTCGTCAACCCTGCCAACAAGCGCAAATACAAGATCATCGTGATCGGTACCGGCCTCGCGGGCGCTTCTGCTGCGGCAACTTTCGGTGAGCTCGGCTACCGCGTGCAGGCGTTCACCTACCACGACTCCGCTCGCCGTGCCCACTCGATCGCCGCCCAGGGCGGCATCAACGCCGCGAAGAACTATCCGAACGACGGTGACTCCATCTACCGCCTCTTCTACGACACCGTCAAAGGCGGCGACTACCGGGCACGGGAGTCGAATGTGTACCGGCTCGCCCAGGTCTCGAACGAGATCATCGACCAGGCGACGGCCCAGGGCGTTCCGTTCGCCCGCGAATACGGCGGGCTTCTCGACAACCGCTCCTTCGGCGGGGCGCAGGTGTCGAGAACCTTCTACGCGAGGGGGCAGACCGGTCAGCAGCTCCTTCTCGGGGCCTATCAGGCGCTCTCGAGACAGGTCAAGGCAGGAACCGTCGAGTTGCACACGCGCACAGAGATGCTCGAAGTCGTCACGAAGGACGGACACGCCGCCGGGGTCGTCGTCCGCGATCTCGTCTCAGGTGAGATCTCGTCGCACAGCGCACACGCAGTCGTGCTCGCAACCGGTGGATACTCGAATGTCTTCTTCCTGTCGACGAACGCCATGGCGTGCAACGCCACCGCGGTGTGGCGGGCACACCGAAAGGGGGCCTACTTCGCGAATCCGTGCTACACGCAGATCCACCCGACCTGCATCCCGGCATCGGACGAATTCCAGTCGAAGCTCACCCTCATGTCCGAATCCCTCAGAAATGACGGGCGCATCTGGGTACCGCTGAACCCCGACGATGACCGCGCCCCGAATGACATCCCACCGGACGAACGCGACTACTACCTCGAGCGTCAGTATCCCGCCTTCGGGAACCTCGTACCCCGCGATGTGGCGTCGAGGGCGGCAATGCGGATGATCGACGCCAACCGAGGTGTCGGTCCGCTACGCAACGGGGTCTATCTCGATTTCCGATCGGCAATCGAACGGCTCGGGAAGCACCGGATCGAGGAACGCTACGGGAACCTGTTCGAGATGTACGAGCGCATCACCGACGAGGACCCGTATGAGGTCCCGATGCGCATCTACCCGGCACCGCACTACACGATGGGCGGCTTGTGGGTCGACTACAACCTCATGACGACGGTACCCGGGTTGTACGCGATCGGCGAAGCGAACTTCTCAGACCACGGTGCAAACCGGCTCGGCGCATCTGCTCTGATGCAGGGACTCGCCGACGGCTACTTCGTTCTCCCCTACACGATCGGGCAGTACCTGTCCGACTACCTCAACACCGACCCGGTCGCCACCGACGACGAAGTCTTCATCGAAGCCGAACGAGCTGTTAGCGAACGCAGCGAGCGTTTCCTCGCCATCGGTGGCACGCGATCCGTTGACCACTTCCACAGGGAACTCGGGAAGGTCATGATCGAACACTGCGGGCTCGCCCGCTCACGGGAAGGACTTGAGAAAGCGATCGGTGAGATCAGAGCCATTCGGGACGAGTTCTGGTCCGATCTCCGCGTGCTCGGAACATCCGACAACCTGAACCAATCCCTCGAGCGTGCGGGGCGGGTCGCGGATTTCCTCGAGTTGGCGGAACTGATGTGTCGCGATGCCCTCGACCGTGAGGAGTCCTGTGGGGGCCACTTCCGAGTCGAGCATCAGACGCCGGACGGGGAGGCACAGCGCGACGACGAGAACTACGCGTTCGTCTCCTCATGGGAATGGAAGGGTCCCGACTCCGACCCTGTTCGCCATGCCGAGCCGCTCGAATTCGAGTATGTGCCACTGACGCAGAGGAGCTACAAGTAA
- a CDS encoding DUF427 domain-containing protein, with protein sequence MKIEPTQKRIRTQIRGVTIADSTDVLMVWEIPYFPTYYFPQSDVRMDLMTDSGETKQSASRGTANLFDIAVGDHVVPRAARVWNDAKTDELTGSVSLVWKAMDAWFEEDEEVIVHARDPYTRLDILQSSRHISVEVDGVVVAESDHPRILFETGLPARYYLPKTDVRFEYLRASDTVTSCPYKGHARYWTIEVNDTSHEDLAWGYDTPLREAQEIAGFVAFYNEKVDITIDAVRAERPTTQFG encoded by the coding sequence GTGAAGATCGAGCCCACACAGAAGCGCATCCGAACCCAGATCCGCGGCGTCACGATCGCCGATTCGACGGATGTGCTGATGGTCTGGGAGATCCCGTACTTCCCGACCTACTACTTCCCGCAGAGCGATGTTCGCATGGACCTCATGACGGATTCGGGGGAAACGAAACAGTCAGCCAGCCGCGGCACCGCCAACCTGTTCGACATCGCCGTCGGCGACCATGTCGTGCCACGCGCCGCCCGGGTCTGGAACGACGCCAAGACCGACGAGCTGACCGGCTCTGTGTCGTTGGTGTGGAAGGCAATGGATGCCTGGTTCGAAGAAGACGAAGAGGTCATCGTCCACGCCCGCGATCCGTACACGCGCCTCGACATCCTCCAAAGTTCTCGCCACATCTCGGTCGAGGTGGATGGTGTCGTCGTCGCCGAATCCGACCATCCAAGGATCCTGTTCGAGACGGGCCTCCCCGCCCGGTACTACCTCCCGAAGACCGATGTCCGTTTCGAGTACCTGCGGGCCAGCGACACCGTCACGAGCTGCCCGTACAAGGGTCACGCCAGATACTGGACGATCGAGGTCAACGACACGAGCCACGAGGACCTCGCATGGGGCTACGACACGCCGCTGCGAGAAGCCCAGGAGATCGCAGGGTTCGTCGCCTTCTACAACGAGAAGGTGGACATCACCATCGACGCAGTCCGCGCGGAGCGCCCAACGACGCAGTTCGGTTGA
- a CDS encoding succinate dehydrogenase cytochrome b subunit codes for MTTTKRPPVKERTRWQHWLGGFFSSSIGLKWIMAITGIGLLGYVAAHLFGNLKIFTGTNEAGEYYIDLYSEALWHLGGHLLPQGFLLTLLRIGLAAVFVLHIWAAVVLTKRNREATGATRYRASRQWAASNYASRTMRFGGVIIALFVLYHLADLTFGIANPDFHHGDVYNNMVASLSRWPVAVLYMVANIALAFHIYHGAWSLFQSLGTVNPRYDSFRRAFAWVFAAVILVGNLSMPVAILAGWVS; via the coding sequence GTGACCACCACGAAACGACCTCCCGTCAAGGAACGCACACGGTGGCAGCATTGGCTCGGAGGGTTCTTCTCATCGTCCATCGGTCTCAAGTGGATCATGGCCATCACCGGTATCGGCCTTCTCGGATATGTCGCGGCGCACCTGTTCGGGAACCTCAAGATCTTCACCGGAACCAACGAGGCCGGTGAGTACTACATCGATCTGTACTCCGAGGCGTTGTGGCACCTCGGAGGGCATCTCCTCCCCCAGGGCTTCCTCCTGACACTTCTCAGGATCGGGCTCGCAGCCGTGTTCGTCCTCCACATCTGGGCCGCCGTTGTGCTGACCAAGCGCAACCGCGAGGCGACCGGAGCCACGAGATACCGCGCCTCGAGGCAGTGGGCCGCATCCAACTACGCGTCCCGCACGATGCGATTCGGCGGTGTCATCATCGCGCTCTTCGTCCTGTACCACCTCGCAGATCTCACCTTCGGCATCGCGAACCCCGATTTCCACCATGGTGATGTCTACAACAACATGGTCGCGAGCCTGTCGCGTTGGCCCGTCGCAGTCCTCTACATGGTTGCCAACATCGCGCTCGCCTTCCACATCTACCACGGCGCGTGGAGCCTCTTCCAGAGTCTCGGGACGGTGAATCCGCGATACGACTCGTTCCGCCGCGCCTTCGCATGGGTGTTCGCCGCCGTAATCCTCGTCGGCAATCTCTCGATGCCGGTCGCCATCCTTGCCGGCTGGGTCTCGTAG
- the icd gene encoding NADP-dependent isocitrate dehydrogenase: MAEAITKNETGLKVPDRPIIPFIEGDGIGPDIWAAAQHVFDAAVAKAYAGSREIAWTEVLAGEKAFNETNEWLPEATVDSFREHLVGIKGPLTTPVGGGIRSLNVALRQILDLYVCLRPVRWYRGVPSPVKHPEDVDMVIFRENTEDVYAGKELEAGTDGAAKLLSFLDEEFGWDIRKDSGLGLKPISETGSKRLVAAAIRYALDQDRDSVTLVHKGNIMKFTEGAFREWGYEVVRDQFSDVAVAWEDCDGKPGNRLLVKDVIADAFLQQILTRPAEYDVIATMNLNGDYMSDALAAQVGGIGIAPGGNINYYSGIAIFEATHGTAPKYTGMDKVNPGSVILSGEMMFRYLGWNEAADLIVKGMEGAISDKIVTYDFARLMDGATEVRTSEFGNAVVERM; the protein is encoded by the coding sequence ATGGCTGAAGCCATAACGAAGAACGAAACGGGGCTGAAGGTCCCGGACCGGCCGATCATCCCCTTCATCGAGGGCGACGGAATCGGGCCCGACATCTGGGCAGCGGCGCAGCATGTATTCGACGCTGCCGTCGCCAAGGCGTATGCCGGGTCGCGTGAAATCGCTTGGACCGAGGTCCTTGCCGGCGAGAAGGCGTTCAACGAGACCAACGAGTGGCTGCCGGAGGCCACCGTCGACTCTTTCCGGGAACACCTCGTCGGCATCAAGGGTCCGCTGACGACACCCGTCGGGGGTGGCATCAGGAGCCTCAATGTGGCGCTTCGGCAAATCCTCGACCTCTATGTCTGTTTGCGTCCGGTGCGCTGGTACCGCGGTGTCCCCTCGCCGGTCAAACATCCGGAAGATGTCGACATGGTGATCTTCCGTGAGAACACCGAGGATGTCTACGCAGGAAAGGAACTCGAGGCAGGAACCGATGGGGCCGCGAAGCTGCTGTCGTTCCTCGACGAAGAGTTCGGATGGGACATCCGCAAGGACTCTGGTCTCGGCCTCAAGCCGATTTCCGAGACGGGAAGCAAGCGGCTCGTCGCAGCCGCGATCCGGTATGCGCTTGATCAGGATCGCGACTCGGTGACGCTCGTCCACAAGGGCAACATCATGAAGTTCACCGAGGGGGCATTTCGCGAATGGGGCTACGAGGTTGTGCGCGACCAGTTCAGCGATGTCGCTGTCGCGTGGGAGGACTGCGACGGGAAACCGGGCAACCGACTGCTCGTCAAAGATGTCATCGCGGATGCGTTCCTCCAGCAGATCCTCACACGGCCCGCCGAATACGATGTGATCGCCACGATGAACCTCAACGGGGACTACATGTCCGACGCGCTCGCTGCCCAGGTCGGTGGTATCGGGATCGCTCCTGGCGGAAACATCAACTACTACTCCGGCATCGCCATCTTCGAAGCGACGCACGGCACGGCACCCAAGTACACGGGGATGGACAAGGTCAACCCCGGATCGGTGATCCTGTCAGGCGAGATGATGTTCCGCTATCTCGGATGGAACGAGGCGGCGGACCTCATCGTGAAGGGCATGGAGGGGGCCATCAGCGACAAGATCGTCACCTACGACTTCGCGAGGCTCATGGACGGTGCCACGGAGGTCAGGACGAGCGAGTTCGGCAATGCAGTCGTTGAGAGAATGTAG
- a CDS encoding WhiB family transcriptional regulator, which produces MFGDLIEALQSEGLDMSWQDFANCRGADPDLFFPERGASTRTAKGICRECSVMAECLEFAIVSSEKFGIWGAMSERERRKIRRERQIAARRREAS; this is translated from the coding sequence GTGTTCGGAGATCTCATCGAGGCGTTGCAGTCCGAGGGCCTCGACATGTCTTGGCAGGATTTCGCGAACTGTCGCGGGGCCGATCCGGACCTGTTCTTCCCCGAGCGGGGAGCCTCCACCCGAACCGCAAAAGGCATCTGCCGCGAGTGCTCGGTGATGGCAGAGTGTCTCGAGTTCGCGATCGTGTCGTCCGAGAAGTTCGGGATCTGGGGGGCGATGTCGGAGCGCGAACGGCGCAAGATTCGGCGGGAACGCCAGATCGCGGCTCGTCGTCGCGAGGCGAGCTGA